In Gordonia phthalatica, one genomic interval encodes:
- a CDS encoding glycerol-3-phosphate dehydrogenase/oxidase has protein sequence MTSHIPNSPSSNPAELLAAHPAVDPSTMLSAARRTADLERLTASPSVDLVVIGGGVTGAGVALDAVSRGLSTVLIECRDLGFGTSRWSSKLVHGGLRYLASGAVGIAYESAVERDSLICRIAPHLVRPLPQVVALLPGMKAADTALTRVGFMAGDVLRMAARTPSSTLHRSRRIGAAEVAALAPTVQRDGLRGGLLNWDGQLNDDARLVVDIARTAAGFGATVLTHASASDVTGTSVRVTDELTGQTFEVQAKAVVNATGVWSAEVDSAIALRPSRGTHLVFSQDTFGGLRAGLTVAVPGHFGRYVFALPQPDGRVYVGLTDEETSGEIPDVPRADESEIDFLLATINLALGTPLTRDDILGTFSGLRPLLDSGAGETSDVSRKHAVLTRPDGLVTVVGGKLTTYRRMAEDAVDAALEASGQTANPCRTRTLPLVGAPAGKNPTAALARVAAPDRLVAKYGTEAPAVVALGEADPALAERVAPGTEITRAELVFGALAEGAVDVDDLLERRTRLSLTPLVAEAARPLAEKVFARSVD, from the coding sequence ATGACCTCGCATATCCCGAACTCCCCGTCCTCGAACCCGGCCGAACTGCTCGCCGCACATCCCGCGGTCGATCCGTCGACGATGCTGTCCGCGGCCCGCCGCACCGCCGATCTGGAGCGCCTGACCGCCTCTCCCTCAGTCGATCTGGTCGTGATCGGCGGCGGCGTCACCGGTGCCGGCGTCGCACTCGACGCGGTCTCGCGTGGCCTGTCCACCGTTCTGATCGAATGCCGAGACCTCGGCTTCGGCACCAGCCGATGGTCGTCGAAGCTGGTGCACGGCGGCCTCCGGTATCTCGCGTCCGGTGCCGTCGGCATCGCGTATGAGAGTGCGGTGGAACGGGATTCGCTGATCTGCCGGATCGCCCCGCACCTGGTCCGGCCGCTCCCACAGGTGGTCGCCCTCCTGCCCGGCATGAAGGCCGCGGACACCGCGCTGACCCGCGTCGGCTTCATGGCGGGCGACGTCCTCCGCATGGCCGCACGCACGCCGTCGTCCACGCTGCATCGCTCGCGCCGGATCGGCGCAGCCGAGGTCGCGGCACTGGCACCGACCGTGCAGCGCGACGGCCTCCGCGGCGGGCTCCTGAACTGGGACGGCCAGCTGAACGACGACGCCCGCCTCGTCGTCGACATCGCCCGTACCGCAGCAGGTTTCGGCGCCACCGTCCTCACCCACGCGAGCGCGAGCGACGTCACCGGCACCTCGGTGCGGGTGACCGACGAACTGACCGGCCAGACCTTCGAGGTGCAGGCCAAGGCGGTCGTGAACGCGACCGGCGTGTGGTCGGCGGAGGTCGACTCCGCCATCGCGCTGCGCCCCAGCCGCGGCACCCACCTGGTCTTCAGCCAGGACACCTTCGGTGGTCTTCGCGCCGGCCTCACGGTCGCGGTGCCCGGCCACTTCGGTCGCTACGTGTTCGCGCTCCCGCAGCCCGACGGCCGCGTGTACGTCGGCCTGACCGACGAGGAGACCTCGGGCGAGATCCCCGACGTCCCGCGGGCCGACGAGAGCGAGATCGACTTCCTGCTCGCCACCATCAACCTCGCGCTCGGCACGCCTCTGACGCGCGACGACATCCTCGGCACCTTCTCCGGCCTGCGTCCGCTGCTCGACTCCGGTGCGGGCGAGACGTCTGACGTGTCGCGCAAGCACGCCGTCCTGACTCGCCCGGACGGCCTGGTCACCGTTGTCGGCGGCAAGCTCACCACCTACCGCCGGATGGCCGAGGACGCCGTCGACGCCGCCCTCGAAGCCTCCGGCCAGACTGCAAACCCCTGCCGCACGCGTACGTTGCCGCTGGTCGGCGCGCCCGCGGGCAAGAACCCGACTGCGGCGCTGGCGCGCGTCGCGGCGCCCGACCGACTCGTCGCCAAGTACGGCACCGAGGCGCCCGCGGTCGTGGCACTCGGCGAGGCCGATCCCGCACTCGCCGAACGCGTGGCCCCCGGAACCGAGATCACCCGCGCGGAGCTGGTCTTCGGCGCGCTGGCCGAGGGCGCCGTCGACGTCGACGACCTGCTGGAGCGACGTACGCGGCTGTCGTTGACGCCTCTGGTCGCGGAGGCTGCCCGGCCGCTGGCGGAGAAGGTGTTCGCCCGGTCCGTGGACTGA
- a CDS encoding TetR/AcrR family transcriptional regulator: MVSQQINEGERASSKRTAANAIPEDVILDAATQLMSTIGIRRTTMADVARAADVSRATLYRRFPNVEAIAATVTTREFEKVVAGAPIADGVVDRASLVQTVVYLVREARAHPLLRRIIELDPEFLMPYLLHRTGRTSRGQLTVIAGFILAGQDAGEIRDGDAQRLATTVLQMAWSFALTGPVFADGDLGSLDSELSDLLERYLRP; this comes from the coding sequence ATGGTGTCGCAGCAGATCAACGAAGGCGAGAGAGCCTCCTCGAAACGGACGGCCGCGAACGCGATCCCGGAGGACGTGATCCTCGATGCCGCAACGCAATTGATGTCGACCATCGGAATCCGGCGGACCACGATGGCCGACGTCGCGCGTGCCGCGGACGTCTCGCGGGCCACCCTGTATCGGCGGTTCCCCAACGTGGAGGCCATCGCGGCCACCGTCACCACTCGGGAGTTCGAGAAGGTCGTCGCGGGTGCACCGATCGCCGACGGCGTCGTCGATCGCGCATCCCTGGTCCAGACCGTCGTCTACCTGGTTCGGGAAGCCCGCGCACACCCTCTGCTGCGACGGATCATCGAGCTCGATCCGGAGTTCCTGATGCCCTACCTGCTGCACCGCACCGGGCGGACGTCACGCGGACAACTGACCGTCATCGCCGGATTCATCCTCGCCGGTCAGGACGCGGGCGAGATCCGCGACGGCGACGCCCAGCGACTCGCGACCACCGTCCTTCAGATGGCGTGGTCGTTCGCCTTGACCGGCCCGGTGTTCGCCGACGGCGACCTCGGCTCCCTCGACTCCGAACTCTCCGACCTGCTCGAAAGGTACCTGCGCCCATGA
- a CDS encoding FAD-binding oxidoreductase, producing MTQSETTVEVVDFVPGRWGNPADPMHLSDSVIGALTMLGINEPAPAPVDVVVPATRLGADALAALEGTGAAVATDDDTRRSRMRGFSTPDLLKFREGDGTDAPDAVVAPTTQEQVAAVLAVADQHDLSLNPFSGGTSVTGGMMPERERPVLSLDLRRLTGLIDLDEVSQIATFAAGTRLPEAERLLAEHGFELGHFPQSYEGATIGGCAVTRSAGQSSIGYGRFDDMVVGLTVATPVGLAEIGTAPKSAAGPDLRQLILGSEGAFGVVTTVRVHVHPLPAVRRFYGWHFPDFVAGEAAMRTLAQSAVKPTVLRLSDEAETGLNLANPSSAGAASAGPVGGCLMVVGFEGDEADVDCRDVYVTAQLEKLGGTALGTEPGEAWRVGRFRGPYLRDPLLDAGALVETLETVTFWSNLDRLKADVTAAITGALGDQGTPAVVMCHISHVYPTGASLYFTVIAKALENPLEQWAAAKNAANAAIRAAGASITHHHAVGTDHRGTYLEEIGDVQRSALRAVKDALDPNGLLNPGILLP from the coding sequence ATGACGCAGAGCGAAACGACCGTCGAGGTCGTCGACTTCGTACCCGGCCGCTGGGGCAACCCGGCCGACCCGATGCACCTGTCCGACTCGGTGATCGGCGCGCTCACGATGCTCGGCATCAACGAGCCCGCGCCCGCCCCCGTCGACGTCGTCGTCCCCGCGACGCGCCTTGGTGCCGACGCGCTCGCCGCCCTCGAGGGCACCGGCGCAGCCGTTGCCACCGACGACGACACCCGACGGTCGCGGATGCGCGGCTTCTCGACTCCCGACCTGCTGAAGTTCCGCGAGGGCGACGGCACCGACGCACCCGACGCCGTCGTCGCGCCGACCACGCAGGAGCAGGTCGCCGCCGTCCTCGCCGTCGCCGATCAGCACGACCTCTCCCTGAACCCCTTCTCGGGCGGCACCTCGGTGACCGGCGGCATGATGCCGGAGCGCGAGCGTCCGGTCCTCAGCCTGGACCTGCGTCGTCTCACCGGGCTGATCGACCTCGACGAGGTCTCCCAGATCGCGACCTTCGCCGCGGGCACGCGTCTCCCGGAGGCCGAACGCCTCCTCGCCGAGCACGGCTTCGAACTCGGGCACTTCCCGCAGTCGTACGAGGGCGCCACGATCGGCGGTTGTGCCGTCACGCGCTCGGCGGGTCAGTCGTCCATCGGTTACGGACGCTTCGACGACATGGTCGTCGGGCTCACCGTCGCGACGCCCGTCGGTCTCGCCGAGATCGGCACCGCGCCCAAGTCCGCCGCCGGCCCCGATCTGCGTCAGCTGATCCTCGGCAGCGAAGGCGCGTTCGGCGTCGTGACCACGGTGCGCGTCCACGTGCACCCGCTGCCCGCGGTCCGCCGCTTCTACGGCTGGCACTTCCCCGACTTCGTCGCCGGCGAAGCCGCCATGCGCACTCTCGCGCAGAGCGCCGTGAAGCCCACGGTCCTGCGTCTCTCGGACGAGGCCGAGACCGGCCTCAACCTGGCCAACCCGTCGAGCGCGGGCGCCGCGTCCGCCGGCCCCGTCGGCGGCTGCCTGATGGTTGTCGGATTCGAGGGCGACGAGGCCGACGTCGACTGCCGCGACGTCTACGTCACCGCGCAGCTGGAGAAGCTCGGCGGCACCGCCCTCGGCACCGAGCCGGGCGAGGCCTGGCGCGTCGGCCGCTTCCGCGGCCCGTACCTGCGCGATCCGCTGCTCGACGCCGGCGCGCTGGTCGAGACCCTGGAGACCGTCACCTTCTGGAGCAACCTCGACCGGCTGAAGGCCGACGTCACCGCCGCCATCACCGGTGCGCTCGGCGATCAGGGCACGCCCGCCGTCGTCATGTGCCACATCTCGCACGTGTACCCGACCGGTGCCTCGCTTTACTTCACTGTCATCGCGAAGGCGCTCGAGAACCCGCTCGAGCAGTGGGCCGCGGCCAAGAACGCCGCGAATGCCGCCATCCGTGCGGCCGGCGCGTCGATCACGCACCACCACGCGGTCGGTACCGACCACCGCGGCACCTACCTGGAGGAGATCGGCGACGTGCAGCGCAGCGCCCTCCGCGCCGTCAAGGACGCACTCGATCCCAACGGGCTCCTGAACCCGGGGATCCTGCTGCCGTGA
- the dinB gene encoding DNA polymerase IV: MRIEAGNRQQASILHADLDSFYASVEQRDDPSLRGQPVLVGGGVVVAASYEAKALGVRCPMPGHEARALAPRAVTVSPRFEAYTQASRDVFGIFHDVTPLVEGISVDEAFLDVGGLGKISGTPVSIARRLRERVRDEVGLPITVGVATSKFVAKVASAAGKPDGLLHVTAGKEIEFLHPLPVRRLWGVGAKTEQRLHDAGIDTVGQMASLGEERLSALLGRGTGRHLYSLAMAHDPRRVTTGKRRSSIGAQRALGRRVKSEADIEATLVAIVDGLGRRLRSADRLTRTIVLRLRFHDFERVTRSRTLFEPTDGTETILATARGLLDEAMPLIRERGCTLIGLSLTNLSDHSAVQLAIPFDGDDHAGELDVAIDSLRTRFGKGAVTRGVLVGRRAMPDTPMLPD; the protein is encoded by the coding sequence CTCGGTGGAGCAGCGCGACGATCCCTCGCTGAGGGGCCAGCCGGTGCTCGTCGGCGGTGGGGTCGTCGTGGCGGCGAGCTACGAGGCGAAGGCGCTCGGTGTGCGGTGTCCGATGCCCGGACACGAGGCGCGTGCGCTGGCACCGCGCGCGGTGACGGTGAGCCCCCGGTTCGAGGCCTATACGCAGGCCAGCCGAGACGTCTTCGGCATCTTCCACGACGTCACGCCACTCGTCGAAGGGATCTCCGTCGACGAGGCGTTCCTCGATGTCGGTGGTCTCGGAAAGATCAGCGGCACACCGGTGTCCATCGCCCGGCGGTTGCGTGAACGGGTGCGCGACGAGGTCGGCCTTCCGATCACGGTGGGTGTTGCCACCAGCAAGTTCGTCGCGAAGGTTGCGAGCGCCGCGGGCAAGCCCGATGGACTGCTGCACGTCACGGCGGGCAAGGAGATCGAGTTCCTGCACCCGCTGCCGGTCCGGCGCCTGTGGGGTGTCGGAGCGAAGACCGAACAGCGCTTGCACGATGCAGGCATCGACACCGTCGGGCAGATGGCGTCGCTCGGCGAGGAACGGCTGAGCGCGCTGCTCGGACGCGGCACCGGGCGCCACCTGTACTCGCTCGCGATGGCGCACGACCCGCGTCGTGTCACGACCGGAAAGCGACGGAGCTCGATCGGGGCCCAACGTGCACTCGGCAGAAGAGTGAAATCCGAAGCCGACATCGAAGCGACCCTGGTCGCCATCGTCGACGGTCTGGGAAGGCGCCTCCGATCAGCCGACCGCCTGACCCGAACCATCGTGCTGCGCTTGCGATTCCATGACTTCGAACGCGTCACGCGGTCCCGCACCTTGTTCGAGCCGACCGACGGCACCGAGACGATTCTCGCCACCGCGCGGGGTCTGCTCGACGAGGCGATGCCGTTGATCCGCGAGCGTGGCTGCACGCTGATCGGACTGTCGCTGACCAACCTGTCCGATCACAGCGCCGTCCAGCTGGCCATCCCGTTCGACGGCGACGACCACGCCGGGGAACTCGATGTCGCGATCGACTCCCTCCGCACCCGCTTCGGAAAGGGCGCGGTGACGCGCGGCGTCCTGGTGGGACGCCGCGCGATGCCGGATACGCCGATGCTGCCGGACTGA